TAGATGGTAATAAAAGGGCCACCATAGTCAACTGAGACTCGAGCAAATGCTCGAAGTGGCAATCGCAATCGAACAAGGGGCAGTGGAGCCATGATCTGTTGAGCAACTCTTGTTTTTCGTCTCTTACATtcgttgcattcattttcccaTTGGCGTATTTCTTCTCGTGCTGCTGGTATCCAGTATTTGGTGGGCAAGTTTCCAAGGATGTGGTTTGTTCCTGAGATGTGATTTCCAGCCTCGTGGAAATGTTTTACAATCAATTTTGTTGTCCAACTTCCTCTTGGGAGGATAATGGGAAATCGCATGTCGTGGGTCAGGAACTCTGCGAATCGCAGACGACCATCGCAGCGAATCAAACCATCTTCGTTTAGCAGAGGCACTAGTGTTTTCAAACGgcttttctttgaaatcaacTTGTTCTCTTGGAGGGCATGATACTCCTCCATAAATGCGGCTTGCTGAGCTTCACGGATAATTAGTATTTCAGCGTTTTCTATTGCCTCAGGGGACAATGACTCTGAAAGACGTTCTTGACGGGAAGATCTGCAGTTTTGAACGAACCTCAAGACCCATGCGCAAACTCGGGTGAGCCCTAGCCAACTGGACCAGTTGGAAGGATGGAGCCTCCACTTGCGATCCTGTGGCTTGTGGGGTAGCACGAAGTTCAGTGATGACGTCAATGTTAACTTTCTCTTCGCTTCCGTCTTTACTTCTGATCCTTCTGTAATCTTAGCCTTTGACCATTCAGACTCGTGTTTCGTCAGAAAATCGGGCCCTCTCCACCATAAGGAGTTGTCTTTAAGCCGCGACGCTGAAAGACCACTGGAACATAGATCAGCAGGATTATCTTCCGTTTCCACGTATTGCCATTGCTCCGGGTTTGACTGGCTTTGGATCTCTCCGATTCTGTTTGCCACAAACGGAAGGTACTGCTTTCCTTTGCCTCGAATCCAATACAGGACATTCATACTGTCAGACCAAAATCAAGCGTGGTCAATAGAAATGTCCAGGGCAGCAAGGATCGAAAGTGTTAAACGGAGACCTAGAAAGGCTGCCATCAATTTTAATCTAGGAGTGCTCATCGGTGACAATGGACAAACTCTTGTTTTTGATGCGATGATTCGAACGACATAGCAGCCCTGAGCATACTCGCTTCTTAGATAGCTCACTGCACCATATGCTTCACTTGAGGCGTCAACGAAagtttgcacggaaacggactTTTCGGGTTTTGATTCTTGACGGCATCTTGGAACACTAATCTCCTGCAAAACCTCCAATTCAGAGAACCATGTTTTTGCTCGACTTGAAAGTTCGTGATCAATAGGCTCGTCCCAGTCGAGGCCCTTGGTCCTTATTTCCTGTAAGACGATTTTTGCACATACGACAAAAGGGCCAGCAAGACCTAGAGGATCAAAAACTCCCGCTACTTTGCTGAGAATAATCCGCTTGGTAAGTTTGTCTTCTTCAGGCAGCTTTTTAGCTTGAAAAGTCAAAACGTCTTGCTGGGCTCGCCATAAAATGCCGAGGGTCTTTGCAGTAGGTAAGCTATCTTTAAGGTTGATCTCATAGGCTCGTAGCTCTTGAGGGATCTTTGTTAGCACTTCCGGTGAATTACTGAACCATTTCCTGGCTTTCATTCCGGCCTTTGCCCACAGATCTTGGAGTTCTTCAAATAGCTAAATAGCCATCTGGTTGTCCCTCACGGAATCTAGTGATTCATCCATAAAGGTAGACTTGCAGACTGTCGTGGATGCATGAGGAAACTCTTTCTGGTAAATTCTTGCGTTTTCCTGGGACACGTACTGTGCGCGAAAGGGGGCTAAGCGTCATCGAATACCACTCGTTCAAATTCGTAGATATCAGGCTTTCGATCAACTTCTAAATTCCTCCAGAGAGATCTGAACTTTGAACGATCTTCTATTGGGATACGAATCTGTAAGTACATTTCACTTACATCACAGGCAACTGCAACGGGAAAACGACAGAATCGCAGCAGCACATCAAACAGACTGTTTTGGAGCTTAGGTCCTGCATAAAGCTCTTCGTTCAAAGACGTTCCCTGAAACTTGGCACTGGCATCAAAGACTATTCTCGTCTTGGTTGTCATTCTTTCGGGACGACAAACTGGGAAATGAGGAAGATACCAGACAATAGGCGGTTCTTTGTCTGACTCCTTAATCTTGTGAATGTAACCCTTGTCTAAATACGACACGATAATTTGGTTGTACTCTTGTCTCACTATAGGCTGCCTTAGCAGACGCTTCTCTGTGTTTTTCAATCGTCTGCAAGCCATTTCGAAGTTGTTCGGTAGGGTGGGGCAGTCCAACTTCCATGGAACGGTCACTTGATAACGTTCAATATCGTGGACTAAGGATTGATTCACCTTCCCAAAAGCAATTTTCTCTTTAACTGTCATAATACACGGTTTCGAATTCAGAGTTCCCAGAGTTTCGATTTCCCAGAAGCGCTTGAATGAGTCGTTAATTTCGTCAAACACCCGCGGTCTACAGAAAAGAGTGTACGCTAAATTCGTTTGTATCTCTTTGGCAATAGTTGTTCTGTCTGGGTGGCCAATACAAGATCATCCCAATGGACCTAACCTGGCTACGGGCTCTCCTGGGTCCCCTTTTACATCGCATTTGGAAAAATGTAGATCGATTTGGTCCTGTCCGATGAGCAAATCAACCATCGGGTCAGCAGCAGGGTCTGGGAACTTGCAAACGCTCAGATGAGGCCATCTGCTCTGATACTTTTGCCAATCAACTATCTTGTAGGTTCCGGTCACTCGACGAGAGCAAGTCAGAGCCTGGAAGGGTATCTTCACGTTTCCGTCACAGCTCTCCAAAGTTAAGCTAACAGGCATTGAGTCAAATGTCTCTACATTCTCGTTTAGAACATTAACTGAAACCTTTTCGTACGTAGCAGATAAACCAAGAGCTCCAGCGACCTCTTCGTTAACATAAGAAATAGTACTGGCATCATCCAGGACTGCGTtgactttaattttctttcctttcgaTTTGAGCCAAACTGGTACAGTTCGAAGGGATACAACTTCTTTGTACTGCGCA
This window of the Acropora muricata isolate sample 2 chromosome 14, ASM3666990v1, whole genome shotgun sequence genome carries:
- the LOC136897805 gene encoding uncharacterized protein, which encodes MKARKWFSNSPEVLTKIPQELRAYEINLKDSLPTAKTLGILWRAQQDVLTFQAKKLPEEDKLTKRIILSKVAGVFDPLGLAGPFVVCAKIVLQEIRTKGLDWDEPIDHELSSRAKTWFSELEVLQEISVPRCRQESKPEKSVSVQTFVDASSEAYGAVSYLRSEYAQGCYVVRIIASKTRVCPLSPMSTPRLKLMAAFLGLRLTLSILAALDISIDHA
- the LOC136897807 gene encoding uncharacterized protein; translation: MESRCFRSRDCGVNGCNRSHHKFADANISNISSPSQRVIACENTAGNTEQGSEEQITTLTSAQYKEVVSLRTVPVWLKSKGKKIKVNAVLDDASTISYVNEEVAGALGLSATYEKVSVNVLNENVETFDSMPVSLTLESCDGNVKIPFQALTCSRRVTGTYKIVDWQKYQSRWPHLSVCKFPDPAADPMVDLLIGQDQIDLHFSKCDVKGDPGEPVARPRVFDEINDSFKRFWEIETLGTLNSKPCIMTVKEKIAFGKVNQSLVHDIERYQVTVPWKLDCPTLPNNFEMACRRLKNTEKRLLRQPIVRQEYNQIIVSYLDKGYIHKIKESDKEPPIVWYLPHFPVCRPERMTTKTRIVFDASAKFQGTSLNEELYAGPKLQNSLFDVLLRFCRFPVAVACDVSEMYLQIRIPIEDRSKFRSLWRNLEVDRKPDIYEFERVVFDDA
- the LOC136897803 gene encoding uncharacterized protein, with product MNVLYWIRGKGKQYLPFVANRIGEIQSQSNPEQWQYVETEDNPADLCSSGLSASRLKDNSLWWRGPDFLTKHESEWSKAKITEGSEVKTEAKRKLTLTSSLNFVLPHKPQDRKWRLHPSNWSSWLGLTRVCAWVLRFVQNCRSSRQERLSESLSPEAIENAEILIIREAQQAAFMEEYHALQENKLISKKSRLKTLVPLLNEDGLIRCDGRLRFAEFLTHDMRFPIILPRGSWTTKLIVKHFHEAGNHISGTNHILGNLPTKYWIPAAREEIRQWENECNECKRRKTRVAQQIMAPLPLVRLRLPLRAFARVSVDYGGPFITI